One genomic segment of Deltaproteobacteria bacterium includes these proteins:
- the selD gene encoding selenide, water dikinase SelD, translating to MLIDDINLTEKVRASGUAAKLSPGDLEEVMRDLPVISHPNLLVGMETSDDAGVYKLTPDTALVQTLDFFTPIVDDPYQFGRIAAANALSDVYAMGGRPLTAMNIVCFPITDMPKEILKDILRGGLEKIYEANAVLVGGHSVDDQELKYGLSVTGVVHPKKILTNKGVEVGDKLILTKPVGTGIIATAVKGKLASRDAIDTLIDVTSTLNDKPSQIMLKYNVHACTDVTGFGLGGHVLEMARGSHVEIAIYAEKIPIIPEAKEYALMGLIPAGSYATKHFCESMVEAETGVETVLMDLIFDPQTSGGLVIAISPDQADAFLHELQNAGVQSATIIGEAIAPHSEGKLQII from the coding sequence ATGCTAATAGATGACATAAATCTAACCGAAAAAGTCAGGGCATCAGGCTGAGCTGCCAAACTGAGTCCAGGGGACCTGGAAGAGGTGATGAGGGATCTGCCGGTGATCAGCCATCCCAATCTCCTGGTGGGGATGGAGACATCTGACGACGCAGGCGTCTATAAACTCACTCCCGATACGGCTTTGGTACAAACCCTCGATTTTTTCACACCCATTGTGGATGACCCCTATCAGTTTGGCCGCATTGCCGCAGCCAATGCCTTAAGCGATGTCTATGCCATGGGCGGCAGACCGCTAACGGCTATGAACATCGTCTGTTTTCCGATCACAGACATGCCCAAGGAGATCCTCAAAGATATTCTGCGAGGGGGCCTGGAAAAGATCTACGAGGCAAATGCTGTCCTGGTTGGGGGACACAGTGTGGATGATCAGGAGCTTAAGTACGGCCTCTCTGTAACAGGTGTGGTACATCCCAAAAAAATCCTGACCAACAAGGGCGTCGAGGTTGGAGATAAACTCATACTGACGAAACCCGTGGGGACAGGGATCATTGCCACAGCTGTTAAAGGAAAACTGGCCAGCCGGGATGCCATAGACACCTTGATCGACGTCACCTCAACCCTCAACGACAAGCCCTCACAAATCATGCTAAAATACAATGTGCATGCCTGCACGGATGTTACCGGCTTTGGCCTGGGTGGGCACGTGCTGGAGATGGCAAGAGGGAGTCACGTGGAGATCGCTATCTACGCGGAGAAGATTCCGATTATTCCAGAAGCTAAAGAATACGCCTTGATGGGGCTGATACCGGCCGGAAGTTACGCCACAAAACACTTCTGTGAAAGCATGGTGGAGGCTGAGACCGGAGTGGAAACCGTTCTCATGGACCTCATCTTTGACCCCCAGACATCAGGGGGCCTCGTTATTGCCATCTCCCCAGACCAGGCAGACGCCTTCCTCCACGAGCTGCAAAATGCAGGCGTTCAATCCGCAACGATTATCGGCGAGGCGATTGCCCCTCATTCAGAAGGAAAATTACAGATTATTTAA
- a CDS encoding DUF433 domain-containing protein, whose translation MQKQLIVSDPRVMMGKPTVVGTPITVDLILKKLAAGETIEQILDAHPRLTREAIQAALAFATYALRADVVYPIAETVA comes from the coding sequence ATGCAAAAGCAATTAATTGTATCAGACCCAAGGGTAATGATGGGCAAACCTACCGTCGTTGGGACACCAATCACCGTTGATCTTATCTTGAAAAAACTAGCCGCTGGTGAAACCATTGAGCAGATTCTTGATGCCCATCCTCGCTTGACCCGCGAGGCGATTCAGGCAGCGCTCGCATTCGCCACTTATGCTTTGCGAGCCGATGTGGTTTATCCAATTGCTGAGACAGTTGCATGA
- a CDS encoding sigma-54-dependent Fis family transcriptional regulator, whose amino-acid sequence MKVQAPTYKIKVLFVDDEEGYRKSFNRAVRKDKTLLVETAADGKEALDKLRTFRADVVMTDVFMPNMDGLTLLKEIKAQYPEIFVLVITGQGTIENAVTAMKLGAYDYLLKPFDVEMASIVLKKIANHRNLLLESSAHEHEQGGAFRFENIIGQDQKMFRIYEMITQVARTNASVLIAGESGTGKELIAEAIHSKSPRRNKPFVQVNCGALTETLINSELFGYEKGAFTGATSQKRGHFEAADGGTILLDEIGDLPIQTQVALLRVLELGSFQRVGGTQTLKVDTRLICATNQDLSQRVDEKRFRQDLFYRINVVSIHVPPLRERRSDIPLLAKYFLGRYRKETQREITSISNSAMKRLTECNWPGNARELANIIQRAAVFCKGKEIRPEDLPEGIRSNRPSGGIALQLPSRSLHLAESTLIKRTLDETNWNFKQTAKALEIARGTLYSKMRKYQIERPC is encoded by the coding sequence GTGAAAGTCCAAGCCCCAACATACAAAATCAAGGTGCTTTTTGTTGATGATGAAGAAGGCTACCGGAAGAGCTTCAATCGAGCTGTGAGGAAAGACAAAACACTCCTGGTCGAAACGGCTGCCGATGGAAAGGAAGCCTTGGACAAGCTCAGGACTTTCCGGGCAGATGTAGTAATGACGGATGTTTTCATGCCCAACATGGATGGCCTAACGCTTCTGAAAGAGATCAAAGCGCAATATCCAGAAATTTTTGTCCTTGTCATTACCGGTCAAGGGACCATTGAAAACGCGGTCACAGCCATGAAATTGGGCGCCTACGACTACCTCCTTAAGCCTTTTGATGTTGAGATGGCAAGCATTGTTCTCAAAAAGATCGCAAACCACAGAAACCTTTTATTGGAAAGCAGTGCTCATGAGCACGAGCAAGGAGGAGCATTTCGATTTGAGAACATTATTGGGCAAGACCAGAAGATGTTCAGAATCTACGAGATGATTACCCAGGTAGCAAGAACGAACGCTTCAGTTCTCATAGCTGGAGAAAGTGGGACAGGCAAGGAACTCATTGCTGAAGCGATCCACTCCAAGAGTCCTAGACGGAACAAGCCCTTTGTCCAAGTAAACTGCGGCGCGCTGACTGAGACCCTTATCAACAGCGAATTGTTCGGCTATGAGAAGGGCGCGTTCACTGGAGCGACGAGTCAAAAGAGAGGGCACTTTGAGGCGGCCGATGGAGGAACAATCTTATTGGATGAAATCGGGGATCTCCCCATACAAACTCAGGTTGCTCTGCTGCGCGTCCTCGAATTGGGAAGCTTTCAACGGGTGGGAGGCACCCAAACTCTGAAGGTGGACACAAGGTTGATCTGTGCGACAAATCAAGATCTCTCCCAGAGAGTCGATGAAAAGCGTTTCCGACAAGACCTCTTTTACCGCATCAACGTGGTTTCCATACATGTCCCCCCCCTGAGAGAAAGAAGGTCTGACATACCGCTGCTGGCCAAGTACTTTTTGGGAAGATACAGAAAGGAGACACAACGGGAAATAACGTCCATTTCCAACAGCGCTATGAAGAGGTTGACAGAATGCAATTGGCCTGGAAATGCAAGAGAATTGGCGAACATTATTCAACGGGCAGCCGTTTTTTGCAAAGGCAAAGAAATCAGGCCAGAAGACCTCCCGGAAGGTATTAGATCGAATCGGCCGTCAGGTGGGATCGCCTTGCAACTTCCCTCCAGGTCCCTGCACCTTGCGGAATCTACTTTGATTAAAAGGACTTTAGATGAAACCAACTGGAATTTCAAGCAAACAGCAAAGGCCCTGGAGATTGCTCGCGGCACCCTCTACAGCAAGATGAGGAAATACCAAATAGAAAGACCCTGCTGA